The Nitrospira tepida genome includes a window with the following:
- a CDS encoding PCP reductase family protein, whose product MDPVGNSRRKARVKGIMLVCGCGRWMHTQGVEERLGPAGEPMWFVRSECLGCGLRVGADVAAGEASGETFGLVDRLIWSDDAKHCLERLPPYVQELLKPEVERYARAARHRVVTYDLFAEARQGTAVAWDPAAWQRLDRVPASIRAMARLELERTAADRGLSSVSVALMEEVKAKYFGMAQKP is encoded by the coding sequence TTGGATCCGGTCGGCAACAGCCGGCGGAAGGCACGGGTCAAAGGCATCATGCTGGTCTGTGGATGCGGGCGGTGGATGCATACGCAGGGCGTTGAGGAGCGGCTCGGCCCGGCAGGCGAGCCGATGTGGTTCGTCCGGTCTGAGTGTTTGGGTTGCGGGTTGCGCGTCGGCGCGGATGTTGCAGCCGGGGAGGCGAGCGGCGAGACGTTCGGATTGGTCGATCGGCTGATCTGGAGCGACGACGCGAAGCATTGCTTGGAGCGGCTTCCGCCCTACGTGCAGGAGCTGTTGAAGCCGGAGGTGGAGCGCTACGCGCGCGCGGCCCGGCATCGTGTCGTCACCTATGACCTGTTTGCCGAGGCCCGGCAGGGAACGGCCGTGGCCTGGGACCCTGCGGCTTGGCAACGGCTGGATCGGGTTCCGGCCTCTATTCGAGCGATGGCGCGACTTGAACTGGAGCGGACGGCCGCCGATCGCGGTCTCTCCAGCGTGTCGGTGGCGTTGATGGAGGAAGTGAAGGCCAAGTATTTCGGAATGGCGCAGAAGCCCTGA
- a CDS encoding DUF420 domain-containing protein, with translation MTEWLRQPGFFATHATVGADLSQLMATLFTALFIVGWVQAKRKQGHAHHWLMLGGMIAMLVFFVNYYLFRSLGVLAFEGKEGFGGSEELYHGVFIPLLTFHIILVVIGIVMAIYMIVLGFRSQALVGDRRVLKDAVLQTSWRKVGLLFGSITGVVVVLFLSRVVTAGFSMRKMEVYLGFLVLLAIVFGLEILIQRIWPNGERRHRALGTFTMVIYCILFITGSVTYTMLYILYPGKIG, from the coding sequence ATGACCGAGTGGCTTCGACAACCGGGGTTCTTTGCCACGCATGCGACGGTCGGGGCTGACCTGAGCCAATTGATGGCGACGCTGTTCACCGCGCTGTTCATCGTGGGCTGGGTGCAGGCCAAGCGGAAACAGGGCCATGCCCACCATTGGTTGATGCTCGGCGGCATGATCGCGATGCTGGTGTTCTTCGTGAACTATTATCTGTTTCGCTCGCTCGGCGTGCTGGCATTCGAGGGGAAAGAAGGATTCGGGGGGTCCGAGGAACTCTATCATGGCGTCTTCATTCCGTTGCTGACTTTCCATATCATACTGGTGGTGATCGGGATTGTGATGGCGATCTATATGATCGTGCTGGGGTTCCGTTCGCAGGCCCTTGTCGGCGACCGGCGTGTGCTGAAGGATGCCGTGCTCCAAACGTCCTGGCGGAAGGTCGGCCTGCTCTTCGGGTCGATCACGGGCGTCGTGGTCGTCTTGTTTCTTTCCCGGGTCGTGACCGCAGGCTTTTCCATGCGCAAGATGGAAGTGTATCTCGGATTTCTGGTGTTGCTCGCGATCGTGTTCGGTCTCGAGATTCTGATCCAGCGGATCTGGCCCAACGGCGAGCGCCGTCATCGGGCGCTCGGCACCTTCACGATGGTGATCTATTGCATCCTGTTCATCACGGGCAGCGTGACGTACACCATGCTGTATATTCTCTATCCCGGGAAAATCGGGTAA
- a CDS encoding methyltransferase yields MARDLTLAEIFQLGYYWETKILLTAVKLDVFSCLDGKAWTAREAADRLGVHEGTLALLLNALVAMRVLAASEGRYANTPVAQQHLVKTSPQYVGHLLVLHDAEWDNWGRLETAIRTGRSSVSRHVFETDPELGANVLSVLHRIGQQSGPGFAKRLDAEQARTMLDLGGGAGTNAIAFCQTYPGLTATVFDLPETLRITEGVVKEAELEGRIRLQPGDFNRDPLGGPYDLILMSDILHYQDFEMNASLVAKAFERLSPGGRLVIKDRFLDESGTAPAWTTAFAVHILVNTARGRCYKTSEALEWMRRAGFESAEELEATAVVQGRRAA; encoded by the coding sequence GTGGCTCGCGATCTGACTCTGGCCGAGATTTTCCAGCTTGGATACTACTGGGAAACGAAAATCCTGTTGACCGCCGTGAAGTTGGATGTGTTTTCCTGTTTGGATGGGAAGGCGTGGACGGCGAGGGAGGCGGCCGACAGGCTGGGAGTCCATGAGGGGACCTTGGCGCTGCTGCTCAATGCGCTGGTCGCGATGCGGGTGCTGGCCGCATCGGAGGGTCGGTACGCCAATACGCCCGTGGCCCAGCAACATCTGGTGAAGACGTCTCCGCAATATGTCGGCCACCTGTTGGTCCTGCATGACGCCGAATGGGACAATTGGGGGCGTCTCGAGACGGCGATTAGAACCGGCCGGTCTTCGGTCAGCCGGCATGTGTTCGAGACCGATCCGGAGCTCGGCGCGAACGTGTTGTCGGTGCTCCATCGTATCGGTCAGCAGTCCGGCCCTGGCTTTGCGAAGCGCCTGGATGCGGAACAGGCCCGAACGATGCTGGATTTAGGAGGCGGCGCGGGCACCAATGCCATTGCGTTTTGTCAAACCTATCCCGGCCTGACGGCCACCGTATTCGACTTGCCGGAAACCTTGCGCATCACCGAGGGGGTTGTGAAAGAGGCCGAGTTGGAGGGCCGCATCCGTCTTCAGCCGGGAGATTTCAACCGCGACCCGCTGGGCGGTCCGTACGACCTGATCCTGATGTCCGACATTCTCCACTATCAAGACTTCGAGATGAACGCATCATTGGTCGCCAAGGCCTTTGAGCGCCTGTCGCCCGGCGGGAGACTGGTCATCAAGGACCGCTTTCTGGATGAAAGCGGGACGGCCCCTGCCTGGACGACCGCGTTCGCGGTGCACATCCTGGTCAATACCGCGCGAGGCCGCTGCTATAAGACGAGCGAAGCCTTGGAATGGATGAGGCGGGCAGGATTCGAATCAGCCGAAGAGCTGGAAGCCACCGCCGTCGTCCAGGGACGCCGGGCGGCCTGA